The Solibacillus daqui genome has a segment encoding these proteins:
- a CDS encoding ArsR/SmtB family transcription factor, which produces MLKETCEITKINEQAVEKVKTQMPDLAHVSKLLKVLADETRLKIVYALTIEERLCVCDVAAIIDASIATTSHHLRNLKDNGLAKSMREGKLMYYSLADEHVYQIVKIAYEHSKE; this is translated from the coding sequence ATTTTGAAGGAAACGTGCGAAATTACAAAAATAAATGAGCAGGCTGTTGAAAAGGTGAAAACGCAAATGCCCGATCTAGCCCATGTTTCAAAACTATTAAAGGTGCTTGCAGATGAAACAAGGTTAAAAATCGTGTACGCATTAACTATCGAGGAAAGGCTTTGTGTATGTGATGTAGCAGCGATTATTGATGCGAGTATTGCGACAACCTCTCACCATTTACGTAATTTAAAGGACAATGGCTTGGCGAAATCAATGCGTGAGGGCAAGCTGATGTATTATTCACTAGCAGATGAGCATGTCTATCAAATTGTAAAAATAGCTTACGAGCATTCAAAGGAGTGA
- the murB gene encoding UDP-N-acetylmuramate dehydrogenase — protein MTIQQWANDLLQWIPTTNIKTNESLKKYTMTKLGGNADVLVLPKTEQQVIAVIKYAHENNVPLLMLGNGSNMVVRDGGVRGIVLHFTLLNEIRVEGTTVFSQSGALIKEVSKQVASQSLTGFEFACGIPGSIGGAMAMNAGAYGGEIKDVVTSCTVVTKEGELLVLSNDQLELSYRKSIIAKNGYFVLSATFELAKGNQQQIDEKIADLTFQRESKQPLEFPSAGSVFKRPPGHFAGKLIQDSELQGKGVGGAEVSTKHAGFIVNKNNATARDYIETIQMVQRTVKEKFDVDLEMEVKIVGEDEA, from the coding sequence ATGACTATTCAACAATGGGCAAATGATTTATTACAGTGGATTCCAACAACAAATATTAAGACCAATGAGTCGTTAAAAAAATATACAATGACAAAATTAGGCGGCAATGCGGATGTATTAGTACTTCCAAAAACAGAACAGCAGGTAATTGCAGTTATTAAATATGCACATGAAAACAATGTACCATTATTAATGTTAGGTAATGGCTCGAACATGGTTGTTCGTGATGGTGGCGTGCGTGGCATTGTATTACATTTCACGTTATTAAATGAAATTCGCGTAGAAGGCACTACGGTTTTTTCACAAAGTGGTGCATTAATTAAAGAGGTGTCAAAACAAGTAGCGTCACAAAGCTTAACTGGTTTTGAATTTGCGTGTGGCATTCCAGGATCTATCGGTGGTGCAATGGCAATGAACGCTGGTGCATATGGTGGAGAAATTAAGGATGTTGTTACATCTTGTACTGTTGTAACGAAAGAAGGCGAGCTACTCGTCTTATCGAATGACCAGTTGGAGCTTTCTTATCGAAAAAGCATTATCGCGAAAAATGGTTATTTTGTACTTTCGGCAACATTTGAATTAGCTAAAGGAAATCAACAGCAAATAGATGAAAAAATTGCTGATTTAACATTCCAACGTGAATCAAAGCAACCGCTTGAATTTCCGTCAGCTGGAAGTGTCTTTAAACGACCACCTGGACATTTTGCTGGGAAACTTATTCAAGATAGCGAACTCCAAGGTAAAGGGGTCGGAGGGGCAGAAGTGTCGACAAAGCATGCTGGATTTATTGTAAATAAAAACAATGCAACAGCAAGAGATTACATTGAAACGATTCAAATGGTACAGCGTACAGTAAAAGAAAAGTTTGATGTTGATTTAGAAATGGAAGTAAAAATTGTTGGAGAAGATGAAGCTTAA
- a CDS encoding manganese-dependent inorganic pyrophosphatase yields the protein MSKTLVFGHKNPDTDTITSAIVYAYLKQQIGVDAEAVRLGEINNETQFALDKFGFEAPRLISNVKDEAAQVILVDHNEFQQSADGIEDVQITEVIDHHRIANFQTADPLYFRAEPVGCTATILNKLFKENNLEIPANIAGLMLSAIVSDTLLFKSPTCTEQDVKAGAELAEIAGVDAAEYGLAMLKAGADLSDKSLEDLLSLDAKGFEFGGYKATVAQVNAVDIEDVLGRQTELENLLNKNVADNGLDLFFFVVTDILNNDSTAVATGQVAEAAAKAFGAEIVNGRIALPGVVSRKKQIVPVLTEGLK from the coding sequence ATGAGTAAAACACTAGTTTTCGGACATAAAAATCCAGATACAGATACAATTACATCCGCGATCGTTTATGCGTACTTAAAACAACAAATAGGTGTAGATGCAGAAGCAGTGCGTTTAGGTGAAATAAACAACGAAACACAATTCGCTTTAGATAAATTTGGTTTCGAAGCACCTCGCTTAATCTCTAACGTAAAAGACGAAGCAGCTCAAGTAATTTTAGTAGACCACAACGAATTCCAACAATCAGCTGATGGAATCGAAGACGTTCAAATTACCGAAGTAATCGATCACCACCGTATTGCAAATTTCCAAACAGCTGATCCACTATACTTCCGTGCAGAGCCAGTTGGATGTACAGCAACAATTTTAAACAAATTATTCAAAGAAAATAACTTAGAAATTCCTGCAAACATAGCGGGTCTTATGTTATCAGCAATTGTTTCGGATACATTATTATTCAAATCACCAACTTGCACAGAGCAAGATGTGAAAGCAGGTGCCGAATTAGCTGAAATCGCTGGTGTGGACGCTGCAGAATACGGTTTGGCTATGTTAAAAGCAGGGGCAGATCTTTCTGATAAATCATTAGAAGATTTATTATCATTAGACGCGAAAGGCTTCGAATTTGGTGGATACAAAGCAACCGTTGCACAAGTAAACGCAGTGGATATCGAGGATGTATTAGGTCGTCAAACAGAGTTAGAAAACTTATTAAACAAAAATGTAGCGGACAACGGTTTAGATTTATTCTTCTTCGTTGTAACAGACATTTTAAACAATGATTCAACGGCAGTAGCTACAGGTCAAGTGGCAGAAGCAGCTGCAAAAGCTTTCGGTGCAGAAATTGTAAATGGCCGTATTGCTTTACCAGGCGTTGTATCTCGTAAAAAACAAATCGTTCCAGTATTAACAGAAGGCTTAAAATAA
- a CDS encoding penicillin acylase family protein, which produces MAQQMSKPKWRKWVNFVIWVIGVVIILGGVAVAGLHVYVSNSKPLIEGEAVVKILDDDVVVTRDGEGVPHLNAKSDADLYRAQGYIQAQDRLFQMDLSRRQASGKLAEVIGEAAVQTDKYFRTFSLRHAAELSWEDYDEESKQILEWYADGVNAFIDEVKGTSKLSFEFKLLGYTPEPWTPLDSLTIGKYMAYDLGGNWNQQAFRSWALQNYTEEEAKELFVEYPENAKSIIEANLNIETDIASVFTPDYLPPEFNGSNNWVIAGELTESGKPLLADDPHLGLSTPSIWYQMHLQSPEQNVSGVIFAGIPGIILGHNEEIAWGVTNVNPDVQDLYIEVPNPENPYQFEYDGNWEDATVRQEPIKVKDSETIEFEVVETRHGPIISNIMLKETEVKEVFSMQWTALQSTQELRAILGFNKATNWEEFETALEDFKAPAQNFVFASTDGKIAYKANGKVPIRKQGTGALPVPGNSSEYGWESYIPFDELPSVINPKEGYIATANNEVVGKEYPYHLSNLWAQPYRYERIVEMIETPVYDKETGKQLKLTSSDMKAIQMDKKNLHAEEFLPSLLATIKEQDTEGKYAKELTLLEEWEYYDDQEQGAPLVYYFLIENMKEALFEDAMPADMYKLMPAKPQITNQMLRDAYAGNEGVWIQGEGGIDKFVYKAFEDAVLAIQDQFGKTVSKWKWGSYNKLTFNHPLSSASSFIAEYLNPDNLAVGGSSVTVQAAAEDGNGNVNHGASWRFVADLNDLSSAQHIVGPGQSGHVKSKWYDSQVSNWVNGHYHTTKINGEMDMRYELLLKAE; this is translated from the coding sequence ATGGCACAACAAATGAGTAAGCCAAAATGGCGCAAATGGGTCAATTTTGTTATTTGGGTTATTGGTGTAGTCATTATTTTGGGTGGGGTTGCAGTTGCAGGGTTACATGTATACGTATCGAATTCAAAGCCTTTAATTGAAGGGGAGGCAGTTGTCAAAATTTTAGATGACGATGTCGTAGTTACACGGGATGGTGAAGGGGTTCCACATCTTAATGCAAAATCAGATGCTGACCTTTACCGTGCACAAGGATATATACAAGCACAGGATCGTTTATTCCAAATGGATTTATCGCGTCGTCAAGCAAGTGGTAAACTTGCTGAAGTAATTGGGGAGGCTGCGGTACAAACTGATAAATACTTCCGTACATTTAGCTTGCGACATGCGGCAGAACTTTCATGGGAAGACTATGATGAAGAATCAAAACAAATATTAGAATGGTATGCTGACGGAGTGAATGCTTTCATTGATGAAGTAAAGGGTACAAGTAAGCTTTCATTTGAATTTAAGCTATTAGGCTATACACCTGAGCCATGGACACCACTTGATTCATTAACAATCGGTAAATATATGGCATACGATTTAGGTGGTAACTGGAATCAGCAAGCATTCCGCTCCTGGGCATTACAAAACTATACTGAAGAAGAGGCAAAAGAATTATTTGTTGAGTATCCAGAAAACGCAAAATCGATTATTGAAGCAAACTTAAATATAGAAACAGATATCGCATCCGTGTTTACACCAGATTATTTACCACCAGAATTTAATGGTAGTAACAACTGGGTAATAGCCGGAGAGTTGACGGAATCTGGCAAGCCATTACTTGCAGATGATCCACATCTAGGGTTAAGTACGCCTTCTATTTGGTATCAAATGCATTTACAATCACCAGAACAAAATGTAAGCGGTGTTATTTTCGCGGGGATTCCAGGAATTATTTTAGGGCATAACGAAGAAATCGCTTGGGGCGTAACGAATGTAAATCCAGATGTTCAAGACTTATATATTGAAGTGCCGAACCCAGAAAATCCATATCAATTTGAATATGATGGAAATTGGGAGGACGCAACTGTTCGCCAAGAGCCGATTAAAGTAAAAGATAGCGAAACGATAGAGTTTGAAGTAGTAGAAACACGTCACGGTCCTATTATTTCAAACATTATGTTAAAAGAAACAGAGGTTAAAGAAGTGTTCTCTATGCAGTGGACAGCACTTCAATCAACGCAAGAATTAAGAGCCATCCTAGGCTTTAACAAAGCAACAAACTGGGAAGAGTTTGAAACAGCATTAGAAGATTTTAAAGCACCAGCACAGAATTTCGTATTTGCATCAACAGATGGCAAAATTGCATATAAAGCAAACGGTAAAGTACCAATTCGTAAACAAGGTACAGGCGCATTGCCAGTACCAGGTAATTCATCAGAATACGGTTGGGAAAGCTATATCCCGTTTGACGAACTACCGTCAGTTATTAACCCAAAAGAAGGTTATATTGCAACAGCCAACAATGAAGTTGTGGGCAAAGAATATCCCTATCATTTATCAAACCTTTGGGCACAGCCATATCGTTATGAACGCATTGTCGAAATGATTGAAACACCTGTATACGATAAGGAAACAGGTAAACAGTTAAAATTGACGTCTTCCGATATGAAAGCAATACAAATGGATAAGAAAAATCTACATGCCGAGGAATTTTTACCGAGCTTACTGGCTACGATTAAGGAGCAAGATACAGAAGGCAAGTATGCAAAAGAACTTACATTACTAGAAGAGTGGGAGTACTATGACGATCAAGAGCAAGGTGCACCACTTGTATATTATTTTTTAATTGAAAATATGAAAGAGGCATTATTTGAAGATGCCATGCCAGCTGATATGTATAAATTAATGCCTGCGAAACCACAAATCACTAACCAAATGTTACGTGATGCCTACGCTGGAAATGAAGGTGTCTGGATTCAAGGTGAAGGTGGCATAGATAAATTTGTTTATAAGGCCTTTGAGGACGCAGTATTAGCCATTCAAGATCAGTTCGGTAAAACTGTTTCGAAATGGAAATGGGGTAGCTACAATAAGCTTACATTCAATCACCCTTTATCAAGTGCGTCTAGCTTTATTGCAGAGTACTTAAATCCTGATAATTTAGCAGTAGGTGGCTCTAGCGTTACCGTACAAGCAGCTGCTGAAGATGGAAATGGCAATGTAAACCATGGAGCATCATGGCGCTTCGTTGCAGATTTGAATGATTTATCGTCCGCTCAACATATTGTTGGCCCAGGTCAAAGTGGTCATGTTAAATCGAAATGGTACGACAGCCAAGTATCGAACTGGGTAAACGGTCATTACCATACAACAAAGATTAATGGGGAAATGGATATGCGCTATGAATTACTTTTAAAAGCTGAATAA
- a CDS encoding YceI family protein — protein MTTYSVDTFHSSINFSIKHMMITKINGTFDSFSAHIEADDIETFTNAFIRFELDVASVNTRDTSRDQHLISADFFYTDRFPKIIFIQKSIEGTNNSFKLHGDLTIKNITRPTTFDVIYTGHVKNPWDGDTYGFTCTTIINRKDFGLTYNAALEAGGLLIDELVTINVELQLNILK, from the coding sequence ATGACGACATATTCTGTTGACACGTTCCATTCTTCAATTAACTTTTCAATTAAACATATGATGATTACAAAGATTAATGGCACATTTGATTCGTTTTCTGCACATATTGAAGCAGATGATATTGAAACCTTTACAAATGCGTTCATTCGCTTTGAATTGGATGTAGCCAGTGTTAATACGCGAGATACTTCAAGGGATCAACATCTCATTTCTGCTGACTTTTTCTATACTGATCGTTTTCCAAAAATTATTTTTATCCAAAAATCGATTGAAGGTACAAACAATTCTTTTAAACTTCATGGGGACCTAACGATTAAAAACATAACAAGACCTACTACTTTTGATGTTATTTATACAGGGCATGTTAAAAATCCTTGGGATGGCGATACATATGGCTTTACTTGCACGACTATTATTAACCGAAAAGATTTTGGTCTAACATACAATGCCGCGCTCGAAGCAGGTGGTCTTTTAATCGATGAACTCGTTACCATTAACGTTGAATTACAGCTGAATATACTTAAATAA
- a CDS encoding winged helix-turn-helix transcriptional regulator, giving the protein MKETALCPRLSKAMELVGKRWTALIIYQLLEGPQRFNAIEAALPISGRLLSERLKELEKEEIVERKVYSEVPIRVEYNLTEKGYSLEQAVREIEVWSKKWL; this is encoded by the coding sequence ATGAAGGAAACAGCTTTATGTCCACGCTTGTCAAAAGCAATGGAACTGGTAGGGAAACGTTGGACGGCTTTAATTATTTATCAATTATTAGAAGGGCCGCAGCGATTCAATGCGATTGAGGCTGCATTGCCAATTAGTGGGCGTCTACTTTCAGAACGTTTAAAGGAGCTCGAAAAAGAAGAAATCGTCGAGCGTAAAGTATATTCGGAAGTACCAATTCGTGTGGAATACAATTTAACAGAAAAAGGATACTCATTGGAGCAGGCTGTTCGAGAAATCGAAGTTTGGTCGAAAAAATGGTTATAA
- a CDS encoding DsbA family oxidoreductase, translating into MKIEVWSDYVCPFCYIGKTQLEHVLEQAGYGEAIEVELKSYLLDPTVKEDASEPIYEGLQQKYGMSIEEVKKMTQNVVARASEVGLAFNFDDMKNANTVKAHRLAKWAETKDKGKAFSERVLKAYFTEGQLIGHDETLLNLAEEVGLERQQAQAVLANDDYLAEMQQDIAIAQQLGVRGVPFFVIDQKYGISGAQPKEVFEQAIEKAAQEAGLRKPLKMQGGNGITCTDESCGI; encoded by the coding sequence ATGAAAATAGAAGTATGGTCAGATTATGTGTGTCCGTTTTGTTATATTGGTAAGACACAATTAGAACATGTATTAGAGCAGGCCGGTTACGGAGAGGCAATTGAAGTAGAGCTGAAAAGTTATTTATTAGATCCGACTGTTAAAGAAGATGCGTCAGAGCCGATTTATGAGGGTTTACAACAAAAGTATGGAATGTCAATTGAAGAAGTAAAAAAAATGACCCAAAATGTAGTAGCGCGAGCAAGTGAAGTTGGATTAGCTTTCAACTTTGACGACATGAAAAATGCTAATACAGTAAAAGCCCATCGTTTAGCGAAATGGGCTGAAACGAAAGACAAGGGAAAAGCGTTTTCAGAGCGAGTATTAAAGGCCTATTTTACAGAAGGTCAATTAATAGGACATGATGAAACGTTATTAAATTTAGCTGAAGAAGTTGGTTTAGAGCGTCAACAAGCACAGGCAGTACTAGCAAACGATGACTATTTAGCGGAGATGCAACAAGATATTGCTATTGCACAGCAGCTAGGCGTGCGCGGTGTACCGTTTTTTGTCATCGATCAAAAATACGGTATTTCAGGGGCTCAGCCAAAAGAAGTGTTTGAACAAGCAATTGAAAAAGCAGCACAAGAGGCAGGGTTACGTAAACCGTTAAAAATGCAGGGCGGAAATGGGATTACGTGTACGGACGAATCCTGCGGAATTTAA
- a CDS encoding GNAT family N-acetyltransferase: MKKMEKKYIPLAQFFETCTQSTFTLTYEEIQNIMGHELPNAAYLNVSWWKKTKAPSTHFFAWINCDYYVTNVTLGHSVTFSSAEQDVVSDDKPQSTYITRPIEANDARAYINLQEELFAQSPFGYYTHQERNLTVQQVRKTIADWRKDKTSTILLCIYNGQFAGYTTLLGNTASRTKHIANVRIAIHNDFQQKGLATVLLKEAEKWARTNGISRFEASVTITNTIAHHLFDKLNYSKEGTRTQAIKIDEQFVDEVLYSKIF, encoded by the coding sequence ATGAAAAAAATGGAAAAGAAATATATTCCATTGGCACAGTTTTTTGAAACATGTACTCAAAGTACATTTACTCTTACATATGAAGAAATTCAAAATATTATGGGTCATGAACTACCAAATGCAGCGTATTTAAACGTGAGCTGGTGGAAAAAAACAAAAGCACCTTCAACACATTTTTTTGCTTGGATTAACTGTGATTACTATGTAACTAATGTAACTTTAGGGCATTCTGTAACATTCTCAAGCGCTGAACAAGATGTCGTGAGTGATGATAAGCCTCAAAGTACATATATTACACGTCCAATTGAAGCTAATGATGCTCGTGCTTATATCAATTTACAAGAAGAATTATTCGCTCAGTCTCCATTTGGCTATTATACCCATCAAGAACGCAATTTAACGGTACAACAAGTACGCAAAACAATTGCAGATTGGCGCAAAGACAAAACAAGTACCATACTTCTTTGCATTTACAATGGACAATTTGCGGGCTATACAACGCTATTAGGTAATACAGCTTCTCGTACAAAACATATTGCAAACGTGCGCATCGCCATCCACAATGATTTCCAACAAAAAGGCCTTGCTACTGTTCTCTTAAAGGAAGCTGAAAAATGGGCTCGCACAAATGGGATATCACGTTTTGAAGCAAGTGTGACAATAACAAATACGATTGCACATCACTTGTTCGACAAGTTAAATTACTCCAAAGAGGGCACACGTACTCAAGCAATAAAAATCGATGAACAATTCGTCGATGAAGTACTATATAGTAAAATTTTTTAA
- a CDS encoding exodeoxyribonuclease III produces MKFVSWNVNGIRACVTKGFLDYFHDIDADFFCIQETKCQQGQIELQLEGYHQYWHVAVKKGYSGTAIFTKHEPISIRYGIEDEVAPDEGRILTLEYASFYLVNAYVPNAKRDLTRLAERLFWEDRMALYLKELDAKKPVIYCGDLNVAHEELDIKNVKSNIGNSGFTYEERGKMTDLLASGFTDTFRHFHPNETDHFTWWSYMNKVRERNIGWRIDYFIVSNHLVEQVQEATIHSHVLGSDHCPIVLKLKIV; encoded by the coding sequence ATGAAGTTTGTTTCATGGAATGTAAACGGCATTCGTGCATGTGTTACAAAAGGATTTTTAGATTACTTCCACGACATAGATGCTGATTTTTTCTGTATACAAGAAACTAAATGTCAACAAGGGCAAATTGAGCTCCAACTCGAAGGCTACCATCAATACTGGCATGTTGCCGTTAAAAAAGGCTATTCAGGGACAGCTATTTTTACAAAGCATGAGCCGATTTCTATACGTTACGGGATAGAAGATGAGGTAGCTCCAGATGAAGGGCGTATTTTGACGCTTGAATATGCTAGCTTTTACTTAGTAAATGCGTATGTTCCAAATGCGAAACGCGATTTAACGCGTTTAGCAGAACGCCTTTTTTGGGAAGATCGAATGGCGTTGTATTTAAAGGAACTTGATGCCAAGAAGCCTGTCATTTATTGTGGGGATTTAAACGTGGCACATGAAGAGCTCGATATAAAAAACGTGAAATCGAATATTGGAAATTCTGGCTTTACATATGAGGAACGTGGAAAGATGACTGATTTATTAGCAAGCGGCTTTACCGATACGTTTCGTCATTTTCATCCAAATGAAACAGATCACTTTACATGGTGGTCATATATGAATAAAGTGCGCGAACGTAATATCGGTTGGCGCATCGACTATTTTATTGTATCCAATCATTTAGTAGAGCAAGTACAAGAGGCAACGATTCATTCGCATGTGTTAGGTAGCGATCATTGTCCTATCGTATTAAAATTGAAAATAGTGTAA
- a CDS encoding MurR/RpiR family transcriptional regulator, which yields MSICDEIKRKYIHLSKGQRKVAQFVSDNPNVVATQIASEVGRLADVSESTVIRFCYAMDLSGFGELQDQIKAHLIDKGEVAAVKKALPTKKIKNNQLGAQIVKRDLAGISKTFNGLVEHDVEQVIQLLHSTKRIHFLGFRQSAPAAFWMYNNLTMLRENVFFIPHEADKIAQQLAMMDEQSLLVVFALDEEYEDVATTVEIAKHKNVKVVAIRDKPLKTDEPANIVLYVPSAQEGGATCTIAIFALLHLLVEEMVSKQPQQYEGFKLQQKRRQSKLIAIGQ from the coding sequence TTGAGTATTTGTGATGAGATTAAAAGAAAGTACATTCATTTATCTAAAGGGCAGCGTAAAGTAGCCCAATTTGTAAGCGATAATCCGAATGTTGTAGCGACACAAATCGCTTCTGAAGTAGGCCGTTTAGCAGATGTTAGTGAGTCTACAGTTATTCGTTTTTGTTATGCGATGGATTTATCCGGTTTTGGTGAATTGCAAGATCAAATTAAGGCACACTTGATTGATAAAGGCGAAGTGGCCGCTGTAAAAAAAGCATTGCCTACGAAAAAAATAAAAAATAATCAACTTGGCGCCCAAATTGTAAAACGTGATTTAGCGGGTATTTCAAAAACGTTTAACGGATTAGTGGAGCATGATGTCGAACAAGTGATTCAACTATTACATAGCACTAAACGTATTCATTTCTTAGGATTTAGACAATCTGCACCAGCTGCGTTTTGGATGTACAATAATTTAACGATGCTACGGGAGAACGTATTTTTCATACCTCATGAAGCAGACAAAATTGCACAACAGCTTGCGATGATGGATGAGCAGTCATTATTGGTAGTATTTGCATTAGATGAAGAGTATGAAGATGTGGCTACTACAGTAGAAATCGCGAAACATAAAAATGTCAAGGTCGTAGCTATTCGTGATAAACCTTTAAAAACAGATGAACCTGCTAATATTGTTTTATATGTTCCGTCTGCGCAGGAAGGTGGCGCTACATGTACGATTGCGATTTTTGCATTATTACATTTGTTAGTTGAAGAAATGGTAAGTAAACAGCCACAGCAATATGAGGGATTTAAACTACAGCAAAAAAGAAGGCAATCAAAATTAATAGCGATTGGCCAATGA
- a CDS encoding FAD-dependent oxidoreductase, with the protein MKQSLWLSDQQPISAPSVQQSITCDICIVGGGISGIYSAYLLAKQGFSVVLIEGLSHFANGTTAYSTGKLTTQHQLIYSKLSLEDGLLYYKANRQAIEQVVEQNPESFSRATSFLYSTTKLGKEQLTEEAKRYEQLGIPYIATKDTELSLSIELALGIKDEAQINPVAFTNHFASLARKHGAELYLNTRITSIDLKKRHLLTSLAHSIHYKKLILCTHYPIEAIKNLTMLKLQISRSYLTATKCNELLEGQYLSIDTPGRTIRTASIDGNPYFIYGGYSHIAGTNSEVNYYESLQQEVQALFELPAPSFCWDAQDMMTFDQIPFIGQVNHTDDSLYIATGFNKWGLSSSLVAGQLLCDLLKGIKNPTSDLFSPSRSNFGKALYFMLQNGSFISKEFIKGYLTRRDAPRCTHLGCKTRWNENDETWDCPCHGSRYNKEGQVIEGPAVYPLDIKKSGHST; encoded by the coding sequence TTGAAACAATCGCTCTGGCTATCTGACCAGCAACCTATATCTGCCCCATCTGTTCAACAATCTATTACTTGCGATATTTGTATTGTAGGTGGGGGCATTAGTGGCATTTATAGTGCCTATTTATTGGCTAAACAAGGCTTTTCTGTCGTCCTAATCGAAGGACTATCGCACTTTGCTAACGGTACAACTGCTTATTCTACTGGCAAATTAACGACACAGCATCAATTAATTTATTCCAAGCTTTCGTTAGAAGATGGGTTACTCTATTACAAAGCAAATCGACAAGCAATCGAACAAGTTGTTGAGCAAAACCCAGAGAGCTTTTCACGCGCCACTTCTTTTTTGTATAGCACCACTAAATTAGGCAAAGAACAATTAACCGAAGAAGCCAAACGCTATGAACAGTTAGGTATTCCTTACATCGCTACAAAGGATACAGAGCTGTCACTATCAATTGAATTAGCACTTGGCATAAAAGACGAAGCGCAAATTAATCCAGTCGCCTTTACAAATCACTTTGCATCATTGGCAAGAAAACATGGGGCAGAGCTCTACTTAAATACACGCATAACAAGTATTGACTTGAAAAAGCGTCATTTATTAACAAGTTTGGCGCATTCTATTCACTACAAAAAGCTTATTTTATGCACCCATTACCCAATCGAGGCAATAAAAAATTTAACTATGCTTAAATTGCAAATTAGCCGTTCCTATTTAACCGCTACAAAATGCAACGAACTACTTGAAGGCCAATATTTAAGCATTGATACACCCGGTCGAACAATTCGTACTGCAAGCATTGATGGGAATCCCTATTTTATATACGGGGGCTATTCACACATAGCGGGAACGAATTCAGAAGTGAATTACTATGAATCCCTTCAGCAAGAAGTACAGGCATTGTTTGAATTGCCAGCACCAAGCTTTTGTTGGGACGCTCAAGACATGATGACTTTCGACCAAATTCCATTTATTGGGCAAGTAAATCATACAGATGACTCTCTCTATATTGCAACAGGCTTTAATAAATGGGGCTTATCTTCATCACTTGTAGCAGGGCAATTACTTTGCGATTTATTAAAAGGAATAAAAAATCCAACTAGCGATTTATTTTCGCCGAGTCGGTCTAATTTTGGGAAAGCATTATATTTTATGTTGCAAAATGGAAGTTTTATCAGTAAGGAATTCATCAAGGGTTATCTTACGCGAAGAGATGCACCGCGCTGTACTCATTTAGGCTGTAAAACAAGATGGAATGAAAACGATGAGACATGGGATTGTCCTTGCCACGGCTCACGCTACAATAAAGAAGGACAAGTAATCGAGGGGCCAGCTGTCTATCCACTGGACATAAAAAAATCCGGTCATTCCACTTAA
- a CDS encoding FMN-dependent NADH-azoreductase — translation MTNVLVVKANNRPDGISTKMYNTFMAEAATVEGLNVTTFDVFEENLAYFGQELFNAFGKLQNGEALTALEQASVDSMNKSRAALDAADVVVFAFPLWNLTIPAALQSFIDYTYSAGYSFKYNEQGQLVSLMTDKKYILLNARGGYYSTPEMAPMEMSVNYMNSVIGGVYGMQKVEEVIIEGHNANPAEAENIIATGLENVKAAAQKLATVTA, via the coding sequence ATGACAAACGTATTAGTAGTAAAAGCAAATAACCGTCCAGACGGAATTTCAACAAAAATGTATAACACTTTCATGGCTGAAGCAGCTACAGTTGAAGGTTTAAATGTAACAACTTTTGATGTATTTGAAGAAAACTTAGCATACTTCGGTCAAGAATTATTCAATGCTTTCGGTAAATTACAAAATGGTGAAGCATTAACTGCTCTTGAGCAAGCTTCAGTTGATTCAATGAACAAATCTCGTGCAGCATTAGATGCAGCAGATGTAGTAGTATTTGCTTTCCCATTATGGAACTTAACAATTCCTGCAGCTTTACAATCATTCATTGATTATACTTACAGCGCTGGTTATTCATTCAAATATAATGAGCAAGGTCAATTAGTAAGCTTAATGACAGACAAAAAATACATCTTATTAAATGCTCGTGGTGGTTACTACTCTACGCCAGAAATGGCTCCTATGGAAATGTCAGTTAACTACATGAACAGTGTAATTGGTGGCGTTTATGGTATGCAAAAAGTAGAAGAAGTAATTATTGAAGGTCACAATGCAAATCCTGCAGAAGCAGAAAACATCATTGCTACTGGTTTAGAAAACGTTAAAGCAGCAGCTCAAAAATTAGCTACAGTTACAGCATAA